The genomic window CTGCTGGGTTACCTCAAACGGCTGCTACCCAAGCGCCCGGATCTTAAGGTGATTATCACCTCGGCGACCATCGATCCCGAGCGCTTCGCCCAGCACTTCGCCAGCCCGGAAGGCCCCGCGCCCATCATCGAGGTCTCCGGCCGCACCTACCCCGTCGAGATCCGCTACCGACCCCTGGAATTCGAGGCCGGCGACAAGGTGGTCGACCAGGATCCGCTGGACGGGCTCGTCGAAGCCCTGACCGAGCTCATGGCCGAGGGTGACGGCGATATCTTGTGCTTCTTCCCCGGCGAGCGCGACATCCGCGACGCCATGGAGGTCATCGAGGCTAAGAAGTGGAAGGGCGTGGAGGTCACTCCCCTCTTCGGCCGCCTGTCCAACCAGGAGCAGCACCGGGTCTTTAGCCCGCACTCGGGGCGGCGGATCGTGCTCTCTACCAATATTGCCGAGACCTCCCTGACGGTACCCGGCATCCGCTACGTCGTGGACACTGGCACCGCGCGTATCTCGCGCTACTCCACGCGCACCAAGGTCCAGCGCCTTCCTATCGAACCCATCTCGCAGGCCAGCGCGAACCAACGCTCCGGCCGCTGCGGACGTGTAGCCGACGGCATCGCCATCCGCCTCTACTCGGAGCAGGACTTTTTATCCCGCCCAGAGTTCACCGACCCGGAAATCCTGCGCACCAACCTGGCCAGCGTCATCCTGCAGATGATTTCCCTGCGGCTGGGCGATATCTCCCGCTTCCCCTTCGTGCAGCCACCGGCGGACAAGGCGGTGCGCGACGGCATCGCCCTGCTCAACGAGCTGGGTGCGTTGGGTACGGCCGACAAGAACGGGCTGCCCACGCTGACCAAGACCGGCGCCACGCTCGCGCGCATCCCGGTGGATCCGCGCATGGCGCGGATGCTGGTGGAAGCCCACAAGCTGGGCTGCCTGCACGACGTCATCATCATCGTTGCGGCCATGACCATCCAGGACGTACGCGAACGCCCCCTGGAAAAGCAGGCCCAGGCGGACCAGGCGCACGCGCGGTTTAAGGACAAGACCTCGGATTTCTTAAGCCAGCTCAAGCTGTGGGACTACATTAAAGACTCCCGCAACGAAAAGTCCGGCAATGCCTTCCGCAAGCAGATGAAGGCGGAGTTCCTGCACTACATGCGCATCCGCGAGTGGTTCGACCTGGTGCGTCAGCTGCGCGAGGTCGCCAAGCAGCTCAAGTGGACCGCCCAGGAATCCGGCAAGCGTGCCGATGCCGCCATCCACCAGGCGCTCCTGTCGGGCCTGCTGTCCAATATCGGCGCCCGAGACGGCAACTCCAAGGAGTTCCACGGCGCCCGCAACACGCGCTTTATGGTCTTCCCCGGCTCCGCGCTGGCGAAGAAGCCGCCGGAGTTCGTCATGGCCGCCGAGCTGGTGGAGACCTCCCGGCTGTGGGCGCGCGATGTCGCCCAGATCGATCCCGCCTGGGTAGAGCGCCTGGCCGCCGGCCTGCTCAAGCACAGCTACTCCGACCCGGTCTGGTCGAGTAAGCGGGCCACCACCATGGTCAAGCAGAAGTCGACGCTCTACGGCGTGCCGGTGGTCCACGACCGCTCCGTGCCCTACCACCGCGTCGACCAAGCCGCGGCCCGGGACTTGTTCATACGCCACGCTCTCATCGGCGGCGAGTGGAATACCCACCATTCCTTCTTCCACGACAATGTCGCCAAACTCGACAAAGCGGCCGAGTACGAGGACAAGGCGCGCCGGCGCGGCCTGGTCGCGGACGAGGACACCCTCTTCGCCTTCTACGACGAGCGCCTGCCCGCCAATATCACCAGCGGCAAGTACTTCGACTCCTGGTGGAAGAAGGAGCGCCACGCCCACCCCGCGCTGCTGGACTTCGATCCGGAGGCGCTGGTTAACGACGCCGATAACCGCGTGACCGAGGCGGACTTCCCCGATACCTGGCGCGCCGGTTCCATGGAGCTGGACCTGTCGTACCACTTCAGCCCCGGCGATCCCCTGGACGGCGTGACCATCCAGGTCCCCGTGCCCATGCTGGCCGGGCTGGAGACCACCGGCTTCGACTGGCTGGTACCGGGCCTGCGCCTGGAGTTAGTCACGGAGCTCATCCGCAGCCTGCCGAAGGCCCTGCGCCGCACGGTGGTGCCTGCCCCGGAGTTCGCCGAGCGCGCCCTGGACAAGCTGGTCCCTTACGCCGGGCCCATTACCGAACAGCTCGCCGATGTTCTGCGGGAGCTGGGCGGCCAGGGCATCAACGCCGTGGATTTCCGCCCGCAGTCGCTGCCCGACCACCTGCGCATGAACTACGCGGCCATCGACAAGCGGGGAAAGATTATCGACTCCGACCGCGATCTTTCCGCGCTGGTCCATCGCCAGGCCGGTTCGATTAAGTCCTCGGTCTCGAAGGTCAGCCGCATCTCGGAGTCCGGGGCGGTCAAGGAATGGCGCTCGGATAATCTGGGCTCCATCGACGACGAGGTCCGCACTACGGTAGACGGCCACGAGGTCACCGCCTACCCCGCGCTGGTCGCCACGAAGGACGGCGTCGAGGTCAAGGCGCACCCCACCAAGGCCGCGGCCGATGCCGCCATGCTGACCACCACGCTGACCTTGCTCATGCGGGAGATCACCGTCAACCCGCGCCCCATGGTCAAGGGCCTGCCCTTGCAGCAGCGCGTGGCCATCGACAACTACCCGCACGGCGGGGCCGACGGCCTGGTCTCCGACGCCCGCGTGGCAGCCCTCCGCGATCTTCTACTGGAAGCCGGCGGCCCGGTGCGCTCCCCAGAGGAATTCGACCAGTTGCGCAAGAAGATCGCCCCGGCGGTTCCCGGGCGCGTGCGGCAGATGGTCGTCGCTATCGCCCCGGGCCTAGTCGAATACGGCCGCATCACCGACGAGCTCAACAAGTGGACCGGCCCGGCCATCGACGACATCCGCGCCCAGCTGGATTTCCTGCTTCCGGCGCAAGCAATCACGAAAAACGGCATCGAGCACCTGCGGCACCTGCCGCGCTACCTGCAAGCCGTGCGCATCCGGCTGGAGGAGATGAACCTAGATCCGGACAAGGACGCGGACCGCCAAGCCGAGGTCGATGAGGCCAAGGCCTACCTCAACAATCGCCTGCGCTCCCTGCCGGCCGGCCGCGCGAAGACCAAAGCGGTGCGCGATATCTACTGGATGATCGAGGAGCTCCGGGTTTCCCTGTTCGCCCAGCGCCTCGGCACCGCGCACGCGGTCTCCCTGCGGCGCATCCAAAAGGCGGTCGACAAGCTGGCCTAGCGCCGCAGCGGGAGCCTAAAAACTGGTGCGGTCGCGCCGCTTCATCAGGCGGATCTCCGACTCGAAGTCGTCCGCACTGTCGAAGGACTTATACACGGAGGCAAAGCGCAGGTACGCCACCTCATCGAGGTCGCGCAGCGGGTCGAGGATGGCCAGGCCAATATCGTTGGCATTGATCTGGGAGCTGCCATGGCTGCGCACGGTCTCCTCCACCTCCTGGGCCAGGCGCTTCAGCGCGTCATCCGAGACGTCGCGGCCCTGGCAGGCGCGCCGCACGCCACGGATCAGCTTGTCACGACTGAAGGGCTCGGACAGCCCATTGCGCTTGACCACGGACAGCACCGCCTTCTCGACCGTGGTGAAACGGCCCCGGCACGAAGAACACTCGCGCCGACGGCGGATGGACGTGCCCGCGTCAACGACGCGGGAATCAATAACGCGTGACTGCTCGTGGTGACAAAATGGGCAATACAATGTGGCTCGCTCCCCGTATCTTTCTAGCTTTCCGACTCAATCCGCCAGAGCAGATTAAGCGGATGCGCTACCAGTCTACTGCGCCCGAGCGAGCCTCAACCGGGCGGGCTAGCCCGTCTCCTAGTTCAGGGTGGCCTGTTGGGTCACGGCGCTGTCCGCCGTGCCCAGGGAACCGGCCGCATCCGCGCCGTCGACCAGGCCCATGCCCGCCGCCAACGTGCCCAGGAAGACGGCGAATCCGAACACAGCGCCGAGCGCGTAGTTGCCCTTCTGGCGCGCCTGCTCGGAGACCGCCCCACGTGGCTGCCCTGCGAAATCCTCAGCACTAAGCGCGGGCTGCGAACGACGGTCTGTTCGATTATCCAGCGTGAGCGTTCGAGAATAACGATCGCCCACGCCAGCCGGTCCACCTCCCAGCCAACCGGCGCTGGGATTGCGGTTTTCGGAAACACGGACGGAAGGCTCCCACACCGCAGCCGCGGGGACCACGGAAGGCGCGAGAGTACCGGAGCGGTAAGCTGCATATTCAGTGTCAGCAATACGGCGGTCTTCAAAGGCGAGAGTCATAGTAATCCTTCCTTTCTTTGGTGCCACCGAGTCTAAATCTGGACTCCGACATGGCATCGGCTTTCCTTCGTCCGAATGTTCGAATTAGGTTCTGTGTTCGATTTATAGCAGGCTCCCCAGAGTTTGTCTAGCGCGCGGGCGAAAGTCTCGAACATTTGTACTTTTCATGCTAGAAATGAAGGTAGGAATTTACGCGGGCCCACAGTGCCTGTGACCGACTATCCGACCTGCCAACCAACTTGGAGAGTTAAAGACCATGGCCCGACCCAGCAAATCCTCACAGAAGCCCAGCCTGGACTCCTTGAGTGCCCGCCAGCGGCGCATCCTCGAGGTCATTCACGACGCCGTGCTCCTGCGCGGCTACCCGCCGAGCATCCGCGAGATCGGTGACGCGGCCGGCCTGCAGTCCACCTCCTCGGTGGCCTACCAGCTCAGGCAGCTGGAGGAAAAGGGCTTCCTGCGGCGCGATCCCAACAAGCCGCGCGCGGTCGATGTCCGCCACCTCAACACCGAAAAGGAAGACGCGAAGGCTGAGAAGGCCAGCAAGTCTGCCGAGCTCCCCCAGACCCCGCCGGACGCAGGCCAAGTCAGCTACATCCCCGTCGTCGGGCGCATTGCCGCCGGGACCCCCATTACGGCCGAAGAAAACATTGATACTTACTACCCCATGCCGGACGAGGTCGTCGGCGGCGGAGACCTCTACATGCTGCAGGTCGTCGGCGACTCCATGCGGGACGCCGGCATCCTCGACGGGGACTGGGTCATCGTCCGCTCGCAGTCCACGGCGGAGGAAGGCGACTTCGTCGCAGCCCTGCTGGACGGCGAGGAGGCAACCGTCAAGGAATTCCACCGCGACTCCACCGGCGTCTGGCTGCTGCCGCACAATGACGCTTATTCCCCCATCAACGGGGATGAATCAGAAATCATGGGCAAGGTCGTCTCCGTGATGCGCAAGCTTTAATTCCCCGGAACTTCCCGCGTTATTCCCCCTTTCTGAGGTAATCGGGCATACAAAATCTCACGCCGCGTGTGTGTTCCCTGGTCCGGTTTGCCCGATCTACCTCAAGAAATACCCAAGCAACCCAAGAATCGGGCGCTTGGGTTTTTCTGTTTGTGTTTGCCCACGCGGTTTTTCTGAGACAATTTGAGTAGACCCATTTCACCGTGTGCGCTGGCCCATCAGCGTGCGTACCCACGGACCGAGGAGAACTCCCCCATGTATGCAGAAGAACGCCGTCGGCAGATTGCGTCCCTCACCGCCGTCGAGGGACGCGTCAATGTCACGGAACTCTCCCACAAATTCGACGTCACCGCAGAAACCATTCGCCGCGACTTGGCCGTTCTGGACCGGGAGGGCGTGGTGCACCGGGTCCACGGCGGCGCGGTGGCCTCGCAGACCTTCCAGACCGCCGAGTTCACCCTGGACACGCGCTCGCGCTCGGCCACCGGGGCAAAGTCCGCGATCGCCGAAGCTGCCCTCGAATTCCTCCCCGAGACCCCGGGCAGCATCTTCTTGGACGCCGGCACCACCACGAACGCCTTAAGCGACCTGATTGCCGCCAGCCCGCTGGCCAACCAGCTGTCCATCGTGTCCAACAGCCTGCCCATTGCCCTGTCGCTGGCTAATAACGGTATCAAGGACGTCCAGCTGCTGGGCGGTACGGTGCGCGGCATTTCCCAGGCAGTAGTCGGCGACACCGCCCTGCGCACCATGGCGCTGCTGCGCGCCGACGTCGCCTTCATCGGCACCAACGCCCTGACCCTGGACCACGGCCTGTCCACGGCGGACGCGCAGGAGGCGGCCATCAAGGCCGCGTTCGTCACCAACGCCCGCAAGGTCGTTGTCCTGTGCGACTCCTCCAAGCTGGGCAACGATTACTTGGTCAGCTTTGCCAAGATCTCCGACATCGACGTCGTCATCACGGACTCGGCCGCGCCGCAAAGCTTCGTCGACGCGCTGCGCGAGCGCGAAATCACCGTCGTCACCGCCGACGCCTAAGGCCCAGTCCCCAGATGCCGGACACCCGGCGCAGGCCCCACTCTAAGCTGTGGGCTTGCGCCGGGTGTAGTTTTTCAGCGGCGTTTAGTTGTCTGCCGCGGGGCGGGAGAATTCCTCGATGAGCTCGCGGACCTTCTCGCGGGCCTCGGAGGGGCCTTCGCAGGACACGGCCGCTGCTGCGATCTTCTGGCAGTCCTCAAGGCTGAGCTCAGACAGCTGCGCACCCACGCCGGCAACGGCGGTCGAGGCGGCCGACAGGGAGTTAACCCCCAGCCCGGTGAGCACCGCGGCGAGCATCGGGTCCGCGGCAGCCTCGCCGCAGACCCCTACGGGGACGTTGTTGTCGCTGCCGACCACGCAGGTGTGCTGGATAAGCCGTAGCACGGCCGGCTGCCACGGGTCGGTCAGGTACGCCAGCTGCGGCGACAGGCGGTCCGCGGCCATGGTGTACTGGGTCAGGTCGTTCGTGCCGATGGACACGAAATCGAGGTGCGGCATGATGGTATCTGCCATCAGGGCGGCGGCGGGGACCTCAATCATCGCGCCCGGGATTAGGTTGCGCTCTCGGCACAGGCCGGCGAACCAGCGGGCCTCGTTCGCGGTAGCCACCATCGGCGCCATGACCCAAGTCTGCGCGCCTTCCGGGCGCTGCTCGGCGGCTTGGGCGATGGCGTCGAGCTGCCGGGTCAGCAGCGACTCGTTGTCGCGGGCGATGCGCAGGCCGCGCACGCCCAGCGCCGGGTTCTCCTCATCGTCGAGGGTGGCGTAGCTAATCGGCTTGTCCGAGCCAGCGTCCAGGGTGCGCACGACGACCTTGCGGTCGCCGAAGGCGTTAAAAACCTTGGAGTAAATCTGCGCCTGCTCGTCGATGCTCGGCTCCTCCGAGGCGTTGAGGAAGGACAGCTCGGTGCGGTACAGGCCCACGCCCTCGGCCTGGGTGCCGGCCGCCAGCCGCGCGGCGTTGCCGTCGGCGACGTTGGCCAGCAACTGCACGCGGTAGCCGTCGCTGGTTTGCGCCGGGCCTTCCCACTGGGCGATCTTGGCGGCCTTGGCCTGGTACTCGGCCACGGCGGCCTGGGAGCTTTCGGAGTCCGCGCCGGTCTCGACCAGCCCGCGGGAACCGTCCACGAACAGCCACTCCCCCGCGTTGAGCTCGCGCAGCTTCGCGCCCATGGCCACGATGCACGGGATGTCCAGCTGGCGTGCGATGATGGCGGTGTGGCTGGTGGGCCCGCCCAGCTCGGTCACCAGGGCTTTGATCCGGTCGATGTCCAACGTAGCGGTATCCGCCGGCGCTAGGTCGTCGGCCAGCAGCACGGCCTCGCCCTCGACGGAGGGCAGGCCCGGCTCGTCCTCGCCGCGCAGCTCCGCGATGACGCGGTCGCGGACGTCCTTCAGGTCCGTCGTGCGCTCGGCCATGACGCCGCCGGCGGATTCGAACATCGAGACAAACTTATCCGTGGCAGCCACGACCGCATATTCCACTCCGTTGCCGCCGCGCACGTTCTTGCGCACCGTCTTGTGCCAGCCCTTGTCCCGCGCCATCGAGGCGGTGGCCTTTAGAACCTCCGCCGCGTGCCCCTCGGCGCTTCCTGCACGCCCCTCGAGGCGCTGCGCGACGGTTTCCGCGGCCTCCTGGAAGCGCGCAAACTCTGCCTCGCGCTGGTCTTCTGCGACGATGGCCTCGCCGGACTGCGGCAGCTGCGGGCGGGGGCGTACCCACACCGCGGGAGCGTAGGCGACGCCGGCCACCACACCGGTGCCCGCGATGGTGCCCCGCTGCCCGGATTTCGCTTGAGCCTCGGTAGCTTCAGCGCTCGTCGACCCGGTGGTGGCGGTGCTGCCAGTGTTGTCGGTGTTGGTCATGTAAAACTTCTCCCTACGTCTGAAGACAAAGTAGACAAGATCGATATACGCGTTGTGAAGGCAATCCTACTCAGGCTCGCCAGTACTCACTAGAAACGAATTCTGAGATCTTGCGGAGCTAAATCCCGTGCGCCTCCGGCCCGCTGGTGCAGGAGTCGGCAGGCCCCGGGGAGGCTCCGCAAGAGAACAACTTTCTGCCCAGTCTACCGAGACCCACGGAAAACCACATATACCCATTGACATACGGGCATAATCGGGCAACAATACCAAGTAAACATCTACAAACGTTGACACACGTTACAGTTCGTTGACATTGACCCCTCGACCACTCGGCCGCGAACCGCTGCCTGGTCCACTCCGCCCGGCGCCCTGCGCCGGCGGTCAAGGACGACAATCGGCGCAGCGCGGGACGAATAGTCGAAGCGCCCGCCGGAGGAAGCCCACCCACTATGATTTTGACGCTGACCCCTAACCCCAGCATCGACGCGACCTTGTCCCTCGATGAACCGTTAACCACCGGGCTGGTCCACCGCGCCCGGTCTGTTTCCCAAGTCGCAGGCGGCAAGGGAATCAACGTCACCCACGCCGCCTACCTGGCGGGGCACCCCACCATCGCACTGTTTCCCGCCGGCCCCTCGGATCTCTTCCTCTCCCTGGTAGAAGACGCCTCCCTGCCCTACGAGGCGGTCCCCCTCGACCAGACCATCCGCGTGAACACGACGATTACCGATCCCTCTGGCGGCACCACCAAGATCAACGGCCCCGGCCCGCTGGTGGGTCCGGAGGTCCAGCAGGAGCTCATCCAGCGTTTGGGCGCCCTCTCGGCGAACGCGGACTGGGTCGTCCTGGCTGGTTCCCTGCCACCGGGCTGCCCGACCGACTGGTATTCCTCACTCATCAAGGCCCTGCGCAGCGCCTCCCCGCAGACCCGGATCGCGGTAGACACCTCCGACCAGCCCATGCTGGAAGTTGCCCATAACCTGGAGGCGGCCGCACCGGACCTGCTCAAGCCCAACGGCTTCGAGCTCGGCCAGCTCGCCGGCGAGGACGGGCTCGCGCTCGAGGAACAAGCCGCGCGCGGCGATTATTCTGGAGTCGTGGCTGCGGCCCGCTCCGTGGTCCAGCGCGGAGTCAGCGAAATCCTGGTGACCCTGAGCAGCGCCGGCGCGGTACTCGTCACCGCCGATGAGGCCTGGGTGGCTACGCCCCCGGCTTCCGAGGTCGTCTCCACCGTCGGTGCGGGTGACTCGGCTCTCGCCGGGTACCTGCTGGCGCGCACCGCGGGCACCACCCATCCGGAGGCGCTGCGCCAGGCCGTCGCCTACGGCACGGCCGCTGCGGGCCTGGCCGGTACCACCCTGCCCCGGCCGGACCAGATCGACCTGGCAGGCACCACGCTCGACGAACTTGATAACTAAACATCCTTTCCCGAAATCCTAAAGAATTGGAGCTGTCTCATGGCTTCTGAGATCATCACCGCCGACCTGGTGACCCTTGATGCCCACTTCGGCGATTCCGTCGACTCGGTCATCACCGAGCTGGCCACGCTGGTGCACACCACCGGCCGCGCCACGGAGGTCGACGGCCTGGCCCAGCCGGCCATCGAACGCGAGTCCAAGGGGCGCACCGGCGTGGCTGGGCAGGTCGCCATCCCGCACTGCCACTCCGCCGCGGTCACCGAGCCGACCCTGGCGTTCGCGCGCCTGGCCGACGGCGTCGACTTCTCCGGCCCGGATGGCGACGCGAACCTGGTCTTCCTCATCGCCGCCCCCGAAGGCGGCGGCAAGGCCCACCTGAAGATCCTGTCCAAGCTGGCCCGCGCGCTGGTCCGCCCGGACTTCCTCGAGGTCCTGCGCACCGCCCAGCGCCCGGAAGAAGTCGTCGAGGCCGTGCTCGGCGTGGTCAACGCGGAAAAGAAGCCGAAGAAGCAGGCCGCTGAGTCTGCCGATAGCACCGGGGCACAGGCC from Corynebacterium confusum includes these protein-coding regions:
- the hrpA gene encoding ATP-dependent RNA helicase HrpA, with amino-acid sequence MANTHKDPQEPREARDNSPAAPSRNDLYARLANVRSADEYSFRRRLKKARSPHALSAISADIDAAEERVRGIDRLVPEIVYPDSLPVSARRDDIAEAIDNNQVVIIAGETGSGKTTQIPKICLELGRGRRGLIGHTQPRRLAARTVAERIADELGQKIGQTVGYAIRFDDQVSKSTAVKLMTDGILLAEMQRDRFLNAYDTIIIDEAHERSLNIDFLLGYLKRLLPKRPDLKVIITSATIDPERFAQHFASPEGPAPIIEVSGRTYPVEIRYRPLEFEAGDKVVDQDPLDGLVEALTELMAEGDGDILCFFPGERDIRDAMEVIEAKKWKGVEVTPLFGRLSNQEQHRVFSPHSGRRIVLSTNIAETSLTVPGIRYVVDTGTARISRYSTRTKVQRLPIEPISQASANQRSGRCGRVADGIAIRLYSEQDFLSRPEFTDPEILRTNLASVILQMISLRLGDISRFPFVQPPADKAVRDGIALLNELGALGTADKNGLPTLTKTGATLARIPVDPRMARMLVEAHKLGCLHDVIIIVAAMTIQDVRERPLEKQAQADQAHARFKDKTSDFLSQLKLWDYIKDSRNEKSGNAFRKQMKAEFLHYMRIREWFDLVRQLREVAKQLKWTAQESGKRADAAIHQALLSGLLSNIGARDGNSKEFHGARNTRFMVFPGSALAKKPPEFVMAAELVETSRLWARDVAQIDPAWVERLAAGLLKHSYSDPVWSSKRATTMVKQKSTLYGVPVVHDRSVPYHRVDQAAARDLFIRHALIGGEWNTHHSFFHDNVAKLDKAAEYEDKARRRGLVADEDTLFAFYDERLPANITSGKYFDSWWKKERHAHPALLDFDPEALVNDADNRVTEADFPDTWRAGSMELDLSYHFSPGDPLDGVTIQVPVPMLAGLETTGFDWLVPGLRLELVTELIRSLPKALRRTVVPAPEFAERALDKLVPYAGPITEQLADVLRELGGQGINAVDFRPQSLPDHLRMNYAAIDKRGKIIDSDRDLSALVHRQAGSIKSSVSKVSRISESGAVKEWRSDNLGSIDDEVRTTVDGHEVTAYPALVATKDGVEVKAHPTKAAADAAMLTTTLTLLMREITVNPRPMVKGLPLQQRVAIDNYPHGGADGLVSDARVAALRDLLLEAGGPVRSPEEFDQLRKKIAPAVPGRVRQMVVAIAPGLVEYGRITDELNKWTGPAIDDIRAQLDFLLPAQAITKNGIEHLRHLPRYLQAVRIRLEEMNLDPDKDADRQAEVDEAKAYLNNRLRSLPAGRAKTKAVRDIYWMIEELRVSLFAQRLGTAHAVSLRRIQKAVDKLA
- the nrdR gene encoding transcriptional regulator NrdR, which codes for MYCPFCHHEQSRVIDSRVVDAGTSIRRRRECSSCRGRFTTVEKAVLSVVKRNGLSEPFSRDKLIRGVRRACQGRDVSDDALKRLAQEVEETVRSHGSSQINANDIGLAILDPLRDLDEVAYLRFASVYKSFDSADDFESEIRLMKRRDRTSF
- the lexA gene encoding transcriptional repressor LexA gives rise to the protein MARPSKSSQKPSLDSLSARQRRILEVIHDAVLLRGYPPSIREIGDAAGLQSTSSVAYQLRQLEEKGFLRRDPNKPRAVDVRHLNTEKEDAKAEKASKSAELPQTPPDAGQVSYIPVVGRIAAGTPITAEENIDTYYPMPDEVVGGGDLYMLQVVGDSMRDAGILDGDWVIVRSQSTAEEGDFVAALLDGEEATVKEFHRDSTGVWLLPHNDAYSPINGDESEIMGKVVSVMRKL
- a CDS encoding DeoR/GlpR family DNA-binding transcription regulator, which produces MYAEERRRQIASLTAVEGRVNVTELSHKFDVTAETIRRDLAVLDREGVVHRVHGGAVASQTFQTAEFTLDTRSRSATGAKSAIAEAALEFLPETPGSIFLDAGTTTNALSDLIAASPLANQLSIVSNSLPIALSLANNGIKDVQLLGGTVRGISQAVVGDTALRTMALLRADVAFIGTNALTLDHGLSTADAQEAAIKAAFVTNARKVVVLCDSSKLGNDYLVSFAKISDIDVVITDSAAPQSFVDALREREITVVTADA
- the ptsP gene encoding phosphoenolpyruvate--protein phosphotransferase encodes the protein MTNTDNTGSTATTGSTSAEATEAQAKSGQRGTIAGTGVVAGVAYAPAVWVRPRPQLPQSGEAIVAEDQREAEFARFQEAAETVAQRLEGRAGSAEGHAAEVLKATASMARDKGWHKTVRKNVRGGNGVEYAVVAATDKFVSMFESAGGVMAERTTDLKDVRDRVIAELRGEDEPGLPSVEGEAVLLADDLAPADTATLDIDRIKALVTELGGPTSHTAIIARQLDIPCIVAMGAKLRELNAGEWLFVDGSRGLVETGADSESSQAAVAEYQAKAAKIAQWEGPAQTSDGYRVQLLANVADGNAARLAAGTQAEGVGLYRTELSFLNASEEPSIDEQAQIYSKVFNAFGDRKVVVRTLDAGSDKPISYATLDDEENPALGVRGLRIARDNESLLTRQLDAIAQAAEQRPEGAQTWVMAPMVATANEARWFAGLCRERNLIPGAMIEVPAAALMADTIMPHLDFVSIGTNDLTQYTMAADRLSPQLAYLTDPWQPAVLRLIQHTCVVGSDNNVPVGVCGEAAADPMLAAVLTGLGVNSLSAASTAVAGVGAQLSELSLEDCQKIAAAAVSCEGPSEAREKVRELIEEFSRPAADN
- a CDS encoding 1-phosphofructokinase family hexose kinase; this translates as MILTLTPNPSIDATLSLDEPLTTGLVHRARSVSQVAGGKGINVTHAAYLAGHPTIALFPAGPSDLFLSLVEDASLPYEAVPLDQTIRVNTTITDPSGGTTKINGPGPLVGPEVQQELIQRLGALSANADWVVLAGSLPPGCPTDWYSSLIKALRSASPQTRIAVDTSDQPMLEVAHNLEAAAPDLLKPNGFELGQLAGEDGLALEEQAARGDYSGVVAAARSVVQRGVSEILVTLSSAGAVLVTADEAWVATPPASEVVSTVGAGDSALAGYLLARTAGTTHPEALRQAVAYGTAAAGLAGTTLPRPDQIDLAGTTLDELDN